Proteins from a genomic interval of Triplophysa dalaica isolate WHDGS20190420 chromosome 21, ASM1584641v1, whole genome shotgun sequence:
- the LOC130409918 gene encoding uncharacterized protein LOC130409918, with protein MTKMILCVVFVLLISVPEGFIFIESANVSSTTQSTLIPTSHNLSSSTARLNSDTLTTTSSTSDSSTIRSTTDPSTARSTDDSSTTDTTGSEYTSQSQTTPLDFMSTTAQQTKQSDVTTRNQTTSQFTWQSQKSTVLKTPESTNETAFPTGQNSTTSSTALENKGEHDVAGNPGLIAVLCIFFITVAILLVIVIVKVVRARRPQFERLDDVPMGKISEDAPFARYPPK; from the exons atgacaaaaatgattttgtgtgtAGTCTTTGTTTTACTCATTTCTGTGCCGGAAG GCTTTATTTTCATCGAATCTGCAAATGTGTCATCTACTACACAGAGCACTTTAATACCAACTTCACATAACCTGAGCAGTTCAACAGCTCGATTAAATAGTGATACACTTACAACAACTTCATCAACCTCCGACAGTTCAACCATCCGATCAACTACTGACCCTTCAACAGCTCGATCAACAGATGACAGCTCGACCACTGACACAACAGGCTCTGAATATACTTCTCAATCACAGACAACACCACTGGATTTCATGAGCACCACTgctcaacaaacaaaacaatcgGATGTTACAACGAGAAATCAAACCACTTCACAATTTACTTGGCAGTCACAAAAGTCTACTGTTCTGAAAACACCTGAATCTACAAATGAAACAGCATTTCCAACAGGACAAAACAGCACAACCTCCAGCACAG CTCTGGAGAATAAAGGGGAGCATGATGTGGCAGGAAATCCCGGCCTCATTGCAGTGCTGTGTATTTTCTTCATTACGGTGGCCATTCTTCTTGTCATTGTGATTGTGAAAGTGGTTCGAGCCAGGAGACCACAGTTTGAAAGGCTTGATGATGTACCAATG GGCAAAATAAGTGAGGATGCCCCGTTTGCACGCTACCCTCCAAAATGA